The Pagrus major chromosome 24, Pma_NU_1.0 region GACCTTTAATCGGTTCGGATTTATCTGCTTTATCTGGAGACCagcctttttatttcacttctttTAAACTGGGTAAAAAATAAGAgaattttatcattttttcaatattttaaccACCACGTAACTCCTCAGGTTAGTCGTCGctgtcttcttcctcatctGGGTCGTGACTTTCGGAGCTGTCCTCCGTGACGTAGCTGTCAGGGTGGTCCCGGTCATCTGCAGACTCGTCGTCGTCCTCCGTGTTCACCCTCCCTGACAGGACGTCCTCTATCCAGTCCTCCAGCTCCTCGGGGGTGGGCAGGTCCTCGTCATTGGACATGTCCAGCCACACGCTGTCCGCCTGGATCACAGAGCACCGAGGAAGTCAAGGTGAAGGCTAATGAACACCTAAGCAGTCTAAGATTTGAAACATTACTCACATCTGTGACATTGACGACACCAATCTGAGGTCTGAACAGGTCCAGTTTGAAGGTTTTTTCCCAGTAAGTGGTCAGCTGGAGGGGCGAGACAAACCAGGTTACCTTACTTATCAGTGACctatttaaagaaacatttctggGTTAGGGAGGCAGAACCAGAGGGAAGTCATCAGGGTCGATCCAGACGATGCTGAGCTCTGGGTTGTTGGTGTTGTCTCTGGCCACGTCTTTGAGGATCTCCAGGAACTCGTAGCCATCTGGGGACAACAGAGCAGAGAAACCTGAGCTCGGCCTcaagaaaaaagggaaacaacTGCCGAATACAGGGAGAAAAGGCAAAAACCTGGATCTTCCTCCTCTGCAAACGCAACAATATGTATTCCGTCCATGTCGTCCTCCTAGAAATGTAAAAGAGGTTACAGCACATTTTACAATCTAGCCtcaaatcaatttaaaacatttctacaaactAAATGGTCAACTACTCACCCATGTTTCAAACATATTCTCTGCCCGCAGCTTCCTAAGAGTCGCCCTGCAAAGACCACATTTTCATAAAATGCACAACCAGGTCCCAACAGTGTTGAATTAACCAGTTAAAGATATATAAATCTCATCCACCTTCTGTGTTGGTTGACGAACTCGACGATGTCCATCTCTGACAGAGGTCTGCCGGGCAGGATGGCCGGCTCCTCCATGAACGGCTCATAAAAATTCACCTCGTTCATCTTGAGGGAGAGATGCTTGGCTACCTGAAACATACAACATGGCAGGATTT contains the following coding sequences:
- the LOC140992237 gene encoding calsequestrin-2-like, with the translated sequence MRQMWLSLLSGLCLRLVLPCSAEEGLEFPNFDGKDRVLDVTERNYKKALKRYDLLCLFYHEPVPANKGLQKRFQMTELVLELTAQVLENKDIGFGMVDAQKDAKVARKLGLEEVGSLYVFKDDRVIEFDGELSSDTLVEFLLDVLEDPVEMINNAMELRAFERMEEDIRLIGYFKGEDSYYKAFQEASERFQPYIKFFATFDKSVAKHLSLKMNEVNFYEPFMEEPAILPGRPLSEMDIVEFVNQHRRATLRKLRAENMFETWEDDMDGIHIVAFAEEEDPDGYEFLEILKDVARDNTNNPELSIVWIDPDDFPLLTTYWEKTFKLDLFRPQIGVVNVTDADSVWLDMSNDEDLPTPEELEDWIEDVLSGRVNTEDDDESADDRDHPDSYVTEDSSESHDPDEEEDSDD